A window of the Desulforapulum autotrophicum HRM2 genome harbors these coding sequences:
- a CDS encoding nitrite/sulfite reductase domain-containing protein, translating to MLKVGEKGAIPQRDKETYAIAPHIPCGVVTPDLLRKIADVAEKYKVHALKITGAARIAIVGLKEEDIDQAWEDLGMSHGAAVGMCVRSIRACPGNTFCKLGLQDALRVATILDERYHGVNLKGKFKMAVSGCRLSCAESWVRDVGLIGDKKGWKLVIGGNVGPVPRIAKELAVDLTDDGVLEAVDKVVVYYNENAKTGERLGKMVERVGLEPFKAVIA from the coding sequence ATGCTGAAAGTAGGAGAAAAGGGGGCCATCCCCCAGAGAGACAAGGAAACTTACGCCATTGCACCCCACATTCCCTGTGGCGTGGTGACGCCGGATTTGCTCAGAAAGATCGCTGATGTTGCCGAAAAATACAAGGTCCATGCGCTGAAAATTACCGGTGCTGCCAGGATTGCAATCGTGGGGCTGAAAGAAGAGGATATTGACCAAGCCTGGGAGGATCTGGGCATGTCCCATGGTGCTGCCGTCGGGATGTGCGTGAGAAGCATCCGGGCCTGCCCGGGAAATACCTTTTGCAAGCTTGGCCTGCAGGACGCCCTCAGGGTCGCAACCATCCTTGACGAGCGCTATCACGGGGTCAACCTTAAGGGAAAGTTCAAGATGGCCGTTTCAGGCTGTCGTTTAAGCTGTGCTGAATCATGGGTCAGGGATGTAGGACTCATTGGGGACAAAAAAGGCTGGAAGCTTGTCATTGGCGGAAATGTGGGGCCGGTTCCCAGAATCGCAAAGGAGCTTGCCGTTGATCTTACCGACGACGGGGTGCTTGAAGCCGTGGACAAGGTGGTTGTCTATTACAATGAGAATGCAAAGACGGGCGAGCGCCTTGGCAAGATGGTTGAGCGCGTGGGACTGGAGCCGTTCAAGGCGGTCATTGCCTGA
- a CDS encoding thioredoxin domain-containing protein, whose translation MEVIDLRYPSKTRGMKALFTGLVFFFAMAAPCFSESVCSHVDLDWISSHISLPNDARILQMTERGELCEVVLAINGGLAPIYAGKDFILAGRLFKNGISLTRETLNAMSDVAEKEREKLAVKKALEKENRATFFKKNIKALDELVALSYNPGQARDFFYVVTDPNCSHCKDLLPKLELAAQESGMGIKVIIYPLLGDSSLDLAVQAICNNYSYEAYLNIKRVEPIPSCERAENLVMKTMDFFRSANLFFVPLVVAGDGSWVAESSHNTVVRAFLGLEPLGEETGPHATCNPDLE comes from the coding sequence ATGGAGGTTATTGATTTGAGATATCCAAGCAAGACAAGGGGAATGAAAGCCCTGTTTACGGGTCTTGTCTTTTTTTTTGCAATGGCAGCACCCTGTTTTTCTGAATCTGTTTGCAGCCATGTGGACCTTGACTGGATTTCAAGCCATATTTCCCTGCCCAATGACGCAAGGATACTTCAGATGACGGAGCGAGGGGAGTTGTGTGAGGTTGTTCTTGCCATTAACGGGGGGCTTGCGCCGATCTATGCGGGCAAAGATTTTATACTGGCCGGTCGGCTTTTCAAAAATGGCATATCCCTTACCCGGGAAACCCTGAATGCCATGTCCGATGTGGCTGAAAAAGAACGGGAAAAACTTGCTGTAAAAAAGGCTCTGGAAAAGGAGAACCGAGCAACCTTTTTTAAAAAAAATATCAAGGCCCTGGATGAACTTGTGGCGCTGTCCTATAACCCGGGGCAGGCCCGGGATTTTTTCTATGTGGTCACTGATCCCAATTGTTCCCATTGCAAGGATCTTCTGCCCAAGCTTGAATTGGCGGCCCAGGAGTCGGGCATGGGAATCAAGGTGATCATTTATCCCCTTCTCGGGGATTCAAGCCTGGATCTGGCTGTGCAGGCCATCTGTAATAATTATTCCTATGAAGCGTATCTCAACATTAAAAGGGTTGAACCGATTCCTTCCTGCGAACGGGCTGAGAATCTGGTGATGAAGACAATGGATTTTTTTCGGTCAGCCAATCTTTTCTTTGTTCCCCTGGTGGTGGCAGGAGACGGTTCATGGGTGGCAGAGTCCAGTCACAACACCGTGGTCAGAGCCTTCCTGGGGCTTGAACCACTTGGGGAAGAAACCGGTCCCCATGCCACCTGCAACCCCGACCTGGAATAA
- a CDS encoding universal stress protein: protein MRIHPQRIMCAVDFSDFTDTILSYSIALSKEFHAKLFLIHVAVEVEPLLKSSEIAIDVEALQAKHMEKAFNRLKAFVKETETPHEILVTKGNPADKIRDLALEHKVDMVITATHGNSGIKRFMLGSVTEKLIKTIHCPLLVLNTRKFDIASPAPHGIELKRILVGCDFSQDSKLAFDYGLSLAQEFQAELYLAHVVKPTEHLHLKASDYIDVAPADYVKWRSSDYFEMQKRSLDEKREKFDKLRGNLERQLYFMVPEESRNWCTPKTILLDGEPYKELISYAQEKKIDMIVLGIRGHTLWEKLMVGSTTDRIIRQSPCPVLAVRPLNPKKQTSEK from the coding sequence ATGAGAATACATCCCCAAAGGATCATGTGTGCTGTTGATTTTTCTGACTTCACAGACACCATTCTCTCCTACAGCATTGCACTTTCCAAAGAATTTCATGCAAAACTCTTTCTGATCCATGTGGCCGTTGAGGTAGAGCCTCTCCTCAAGAGCAGTGAAATTGCCATTGATGTTGAAGCCCTTCAAGCAAAACACATGGAAAAGGCTTTTAACCGGCTTAAAGCCTTCGTAAAAGAGACAGAAACACCCCATGAAATCCTTGTCACCAAGGGAAACCCGGCAGACAAGATCCGGGATCTTGCCCTGGAACACAAGGTGGACATGGTCATCACCGCCACCCACGGAAACTCAGGGATAAAGCGGTTCATGCTCGGGTCGGTCACAGAAAAACTGATTAAAACGATTCACTGCCCCCTGCTTGTGCTCAACACACGAAAATTTGATATAGCTTCCCCGGCTCCCCATGGAATTGAGCTCAAAAGAATTCTGGTGGGCTGCGATTTTTCCCAGGATTCCAAACTTGCCTTTGATTATGGACTGAGTCTTGCCCAGGAATTCCAGGCAGAACTCTACCTGGCCCATGTGGTCAAACCCACAGAGCACCTTCATTTAAAAGCGTCTGATTATATTGATGTGGCACCGGCAGACTATGTCAAATGGCGATCCAGTGATTATTTTGAAATGCAGAAAAGATCCTTGGACGAAAAACGGGAAAAATTCGACAAACTGAGGGGGAATCTTGAAAGGCAGCTATACTTCATGGTTCCGGAAGAGAGTCGAAACTGGTGCACGCCCAAGACAATCCTTCTGGATGGAGAGCCCTACAAGGAACTCATCTCCTATGCCCAGGAAAAAAAGATCGACATGATCGTACTGGGCATCCGGGGGCACACCCTATGGGAAAAACTCATGGTGGGGTCAACCACTGATCGGATCATCCGCCAGTCGCCCTGCCCGGTGCTGGCCGTTCGACCGCTCAACCCCAAAAAACAGACCTCGGAAAAATAG